A window of the Streptomyces sp. NBC_00454 genome harbors these coding sequences:
- a CDS encoding TetR/AcrR family transcriptional regulator, which yields MARMPLTDRRTQLTEAAIRAMTRDGVSRTTTRSIAAEAGVSLSVFHYCFDSKQALLESVMESITGHYITLVKAAIQPRETLRETVRAGFQAYWDHVAARPGEHMLTYELTQYALRQPGFGHLARRQYELYCETYGELLEELRRITPFELSVPVSVLARYLAAMTDGVTLNFLALGDEKAASEILDMIADHVAGLARES from the coding sequence ATGGCACGGATGCCGCTGACCGACCGGCGCACGCAGCTGACGGAGGCCGCGATCCGCGCGATGACACGCGACGGGGTGTCGCGGACCACGACCCGGTCGATCGCCGCCGAGGCCGGCGTGTCCCTGAGCGTCTTCCACTACTGCTTCGACTCCAAGCAGGCCCTGCTGGAATCGGTCATGGAGTCGATCACCGGCCACTACATCACGCTCGTGAAGGCGGCGATCCAGCCCCGGGAGACCCTGCGCGAGACCGTCCGGGCGGGCTTCCAGGCCTACTGGGACCACGTGGCGGCCCGGCCGGGCGAGCACATGCTCACCTACGAGCTCACCCAGTACGCCCTGCGGCAGCCCGGGTTCGGGCATCTGGCGCGCAGGCAGTACGAGTTGTACTGCGAGACGTACGGGGAGCTGCTCGAGGAGCTGCGCCGGATCACCCCGTTCGAGCTGAGCGTCCCTGTGTCCGTGCTGGCCCGCTACCTCGCGGCCATGACGGACGGGGTGACCCTGAACTTCCTCGCCCTCGGCGACGAGAAGGCGGCCTCCGAGATCCTCGACATGATCGCCGACCACGTGGCCGGGCTCGCCCGCGAAAGCTGA